From one Mycolicibacterium cosmeticum genomic stretch:
- a CDS encoding PadR family transcriptional regulator → MREFQRGAVRLHILHHAALEEIHGAWLTEELARHGYDISPGTLYPTLHRLEADGLLISEQRVVQGRTRRVYRATEAGQHALDEDRKALAELAREVLGE, encoded by the coding sequence GTGCGGGAGTTTCAGCGCGGCGCCGTGCGGCTGCACATTCTGCATCACGCCGCCCTGGAGGAGATCCACGGAGCCTGGCTCACCGAGGAGCTCGCGCGCCACGGCTACGACATCAGTCCCGGCACCCTGTATCCGACGCTGCATCGGCTGGAAGCTGACGGGCTGTTGATCTCGGAGCAGCGCGTTGTACAGGGCCGCACCCGGCGGGTGTATCGCGCCACCGAGGCCGGCCAGCACGCACTCGACGAGGATCGAAAAGCGTTGGCGGAGTTAGCGCGTGAGGTTCTCGGCGAGTAA
- a CDS encoding recombinase family protein, translating to MTAILGYARVSTLGQDLDVQLAALAAEGVESGHVFTDKLSGAVNVGRPGLAALLHYAREGDTVVVTAIDRLGRSVAEVTRTIADLGERRILVRALREGVDTGTPTGRAVAAIMATLAELELELGRERRAASRESRRARQLPATKPAKLTAERQKQLRRLAATGEPVPELAKAFGISRATAYRYLSQLEV from the coding sequence GTGACGGCGATCCTTGGGTACGCGCGGGTGAGCACGCTGGGTCAGGACCTCGATGTACAGCTCGCGGCGCTGGCCGCTGAGGGCGTCGAGTCCGGCCATGTGTTCACCGACAAGCTGTCCGGTGCGGTGAACGTGGGGAGGCCGGGCTTGGCGGCGCTGCTGCACTACGCGCGCGAAGGTGACACGGTGGTGGTCACGGCCATCGATCGGTTGGGCCGATCGGTCGCTGAAGTCACCCGGACCATTGCGGATCTGGGTGAGCGTCGAATTCTGGTGCGCGCCTTACGCGAAGGGGTGGATACCGGCACGCCCACCGGTCGGGCGGTGGCCGCCATCATGGCGACCTTGGCTGAACTCGAATTGGAACTCGGCCGCGAGCGACGAGCCGCCTCACGTGAGTCTCGGCGTGCCCGTCAACTGCCGGCCACGAAGCCGGCGAAGCTGACCGCGGAGCGCCAGAAGCAGTTGCGTAGGTTGGCGGCGACCGGTGAGCCCGTTCCCGAGCTTGCGAAGGCGTTCGGCATTAGTCGCGCCACGGCCTACCGGTATC
- a CDS encoding APC family permease gives MMRTQSPGEQPGLQRRLSVSDAVVIGLGSMIGAGIFAALGPAAAAAGSGLLVGLAVAAVVAYCNATSSARLAAQYPQSGGTYVYGRERLGAFWGYLAGWSFVVGKTASCAAMALTVGAYVWPAYANAVAAAAVVALTAVNYRGVQKSALLTRVIVAIVLAVLALVVVVSLSSGQADTGRLEIGTDITVGGVLQAGGLLFFAFAGYARIATLGEEVRDPARTIPRAIPLALGITLVVYTVVAVAALAVLGADRLGSASAPLADTVRAAGAGWLVPVVQIGAAVAALGSLLALVLGVSRTTLAMARDRHLPNALAAVHPRFKTPHRAELAVAAVVIVVATTADVRGAIGFSSFGVLLYYAIANASAWTLTPAQGRPQRIVPVIGVAGCAVLAFALPLTSVIAGVVVIAIGALLYGLRRTRAGRAAAR, from the coding sequence ATGATGAGGACTCAGTCACCGGGTGAGCAGCCGGGCCTGCAGCGTCGGCTGAGCGTTTCTGATGCGGTAGTGATCGGCCTGGGGTCGATGATCGGTGCTGGCATCTTCGCAGCGCTGGGGCCCGCCGCCGCGGCGGCGGGGTCGGGGCTGCTTGTGGGCTTGGCGGTGGCTGCGGTGGTGGCCTACTGCAACGCGACATCCTCGGCGCGGTTGGCTGCTCAATATCCGCAGTCGGGCGGTACGTATGTATACGGGCGCGAACGGTTGGGCGCGTTCTGGGGGTATCTGGCGGGCTGGTCGTTTGTGGTCGGTAAGACCGCCTCGTGTGCGGCGATGGCATTGACCGTCGGCGCCTACGTCTGGCCCGCGTACGCGAACGCGGTCGCGGCCGCCGCGGTGGTCGCGTTAACGGCGGTGAACTATCGCGGTGTGCAGAAGTCGGCGCTGCTGACCCGGGTGATCGTGGCCATTGTCCTAGCTGTGTTGGCGTTGGTGGTCGTCGTCAGCCTGTCCTCCGGGCAGGCGGACACCGGCCGTCTGGAGATCGGCACGGACATCACGGTGGGTGGGGTGTTGCAGGCGGGTGGGCTGTTGTTCTTCGCCTTCGCCGGCTACGCCCGAATCGCCACACTGGGCGAGGAGGTCCGCGACCCGGCTCGCACCATTCCTCGGGCGATCCCGCTGGCGCTGGGAATCACCCTGGTCGTCTACACCGTGGTGGCGGTCGCGGCGCTGGCGGTGCTGGGCGCTGATCGGCTGGGCTCCGCAAGTGCCCCCCTGGCCGATACGGTCCGCGCTGCCGGTGCGGGATGGCTGGTCCCTGTGGTTCAGATCGGTGCGGCGGTCGCCGCGTTGGGGTCGCTGCTGGCCCTGGTGCTGGGGGTGTCTCGCACGACTTTGGCGATGGCCCGCGATCGTCACCTGCCCAATGCCTTGGCAGCGGTGCACCCACGGTTTAAGACTCCGCACCGCGCCGAACTGGCGGTGGCTGCGGTGGTGATTGTCGTTGCCACCACCGCCGATGTGCGTGGCGCAATAGGCTTTTCGTCGTTCGGCGTGCTGCTGTACTACGCGATTGCCAACGCCTCAGCGTGGACGTTAACCCCCGCACAAGGCCGTCCACAGCGGATTGTGCCGGTGATTGGGGTGGCCGGGTGCGCAGTACTCGCATTCGCGCTGCCGCTTACGTCGGTTATAGCCGGGGTGGTGGTCATCGCCATCGGTGCTCTGCTCTACGGTTTGCGCCGCACCCGCGCCGGTCGTGCCGCAGCACGATGA